Proteins encoded by one window of uncultured Ilyobacter sp.:
- a CDS encoding nitroreductase, with protein METILDLIKNRRTTRAYKKMMISEEELGKIIEAGMWAPSGHNRQPWHFTIIENKEIMKKINLDTKEACKNSDDPLYHGWANNREYDAFYNAPLLIILSYRKDAFSPIDDLGAASQNMGLAAECLGIGSCWIGFINKLFENNFKKQDEYRSLLNIPDAYTLHHGMVFGYPKKDKLSPQPRRGTFNRIK; from the coding sequence ATGGAGACAATATTAGATTTAATAAAAAATAGAAGGACAACTAGAGCATATAAGAAAATGATGATCTCAGAAGAAGAGTTAGGAAAAATTATTGAAGCTGGAATGTGGGCCCCAAGCGGACATAATAGACAGCCCTGGCATTTTACGATTATAGAAAATAAAGAAATAATGAAAAAAATAAATTTAGATACCAAAGAAGCTTGCAAAAATTCTGATGATCCTTTATATCATGGGTGGGCAAATAATAGAGAATATGATGCATTTTACAATGCACCACTGTTGATAATCCTTTCATACAGGAAAGATGCTTTTTCCCCTATAGACGATCTTGGGGCGGCAAGTCAAAACATGGGATTGGCAGCTGAATGTTTAGGTATAGGAAGCTGCTGGATTGGATTTATCAATAAATTATTTGAAAATAATTTTAAAAAACAGGATGAATATAGAAGTCTTTTAAATATTCCTGATGCTTATACCCTACATCATGGTATGGTCTTTGGATATCCAAAAAAAGACAAATTGAGTCCCCAACCAAGGAGGGGAACTTTTAATAGAATAAAATAG
- a CDS encoding efflux RND transporter permease subunit, whose translation MTLTDLSIKHLYTTLAITIAIVLLGVSSFFTMKTELNPDVDPVVVSVFTTYSGVSSSDIGTLINEPIEEKLGIVEGVKKITSKAMEGRSVVTAEFDYDKDLDVAAVEVQNVVNLVRDQLPSDIDEPQIKKISSEDTPILTIAVNGPFPLEEMRTLADNEISDRLQLVKGVASVDVFGGKKREIEISIDKDKLAAFNIPLSEVVSKVNSENIVIPGGRTTRSNTELLIRTPAQYDSLKPMKKIVIGESSEGLVYLDEVAEIRDHYEDQRGSFYTMGKTEGVAINIIKQRDSNTIEVIKKSKATLNFLRKEYPEVDFVIVDDQSTLIELVVNNLAGSIFQGIILTIFVIFLFLNKWRNTLAVCISIPVTFVFTLALMKLSGLTLNSTTMTALLLSIGMLVDDSILVIENITRHYEELGKQPLKAALEGTNEVGVSNLSGSLTSMVVVVPVMFAGGFIEKLFRPISMTLFFAWTGSLIVSLTVIPIVMSLVLKSDVRKKEFKILKVMNWVGKTFIKFLDNSKGRYLKYLKIALKYRPVVIAFGIGLLIISLNMIPLIGMEMVPVMDSGQIYISMEAEPGSSLEKTSWITKQVEESLDDISEIEMYSSQIGTDTESNTTSITGANGVQQSYISVILSDRNKRERSIWDIEEEIRENIKKIPGLRSFVVRELGSTAISTTKAPLVVKLSGENPEVLEYMAKELIPELKLVPGAENITTSWTIENPELHLEMDRIKIASFGLSTQDVARQVAEAVEGTELSKDMKVSNKKDVAINLRYKQDTRITFEDIEDIQIVNNQGNRFPLREFAVVKMTKGQSLVTRENMTNVLEILGYTRGRAFNKVTKDIGKILEKYEAPQGYSVVLSGEKDDMKESLGRLLTGLALAIIFVYLILVSQFRSFLHPFTIMLAIPLEIIGVVTGLLIGGKYLSMPTMLGIILLTGIVVNDSIHLLDFAIEERQKGKSAIESILEAAHLRYRAIIMTTVSTVAGMLPLALELAVGAEKYSSLAIAVIGGLCTSTFLLLFIVPVVYTLFEDIKDKNKVDKKIKITE comes from the coding sequence ATGACCTTAACTGATCTTTCAATAAAACACCTCTATACAACCCTTGCCATTACCATAGCCATTGTCCTTTTGGGGGTAAGTTCTTTTTTTACGATGAAAACGGAGCTGAATCCAGATGTGGATCCCGTGGTGGTAAGTGTATTTACAACCTATAGTGGGGTATCTTCCTCAGATATAGGGACACTTATAAATGAGCCTATTGAAGAGAAACTGGGAATTGTAGAGGGGGTTAAGAAGATTACCTCAAAAGCTATGGAAGGGAGATCAGTAGTAACTGCGGAATTTGACTATGATAAAGACCTGGATGTGGCCGCTGTGGAGGTACAAAATGTCGTTAATCTGGTGAGGGACCAGCTCCCTTCAGATATAGATGAACCTCAAATCAAAAAAATAAGTTCAGAAGATACCCCTATACTGACAATTGCAGTAAACGGTCCCTTTCCTTTGGAAGAGATGAGGACACTTGCAGATAATGAGATAAGTGACAGACTCCAACTGGTAAAGGGTGTGGCTTCTGTGGATGTTTTCGGAGGGAAGAAACGTGAAATCGAAATAAGTATAGATAAGGATAAACTTGCTGCCTTTAATATACCTCTTTCTGAGGTTGTTTCCAAAGTCAACAGTGAAAATATAGTCATTCCAGGAGGGAGGACCACAAGATCAAACACAGAACTACTTATAAGAACTCCAGCTCAATATGATTCTCTGAAACCCATGAAAAAAATAGTTATAGGAGAATCCTCAGAAGGACTTGTGTATTTGGATGAAGTAGCCGAAATAAGAGATCATTATGAGGATCAGAGGGGATCTTTTTATACCATGGGGAAAACAGAGGGTGTGGCTATCAATATAATAAAACAGCGTGATTCCAATACCATCGAAGTAATAAAAAAATCAAAAGCCACACTTAATTTTCTCAGAAAAGAATATCCTGAGGTTGATTTTGTTATTGTAGATGACCAGTCAACACTTATAGAACTTGTTGTAAACAACCTGGCTGGAAGTATATTTCAGGGGATAATTTTGACTATTTTCGTTATCTTTCTCTTTTTAAATAAATGGCGAAATACTCTGGCTGTATGTATATCAATACCTGTTACCTTTGTTTTCACCCTGGCTCTTATGAAGTTGTCAGGACTTACCCTGAATTCTACCACTATGACTGCCCTGCTTCTGTCCATAGGAATGCTGGTGGATGATTCTATTTTGGTGATAGAAAATATTACCAGACATTATGAGGAGCTGGGGAAACAGCCTTTGAAGGCTGCTCTGGAAGGGACTAATGAGGTGGGAGTGTCAAATTTAAGCGGATCTCTTACATCTATGGTAGTGGTTGTCCCAGTTATGTTTGCAGGGGGCTTTATTGAGAAGTTGTTCAGGCCAATATCCATGACACTTTTTTTTGCATGGACCGGTTCTCTTATAGTATCTCTAACTGTTATACCTATTGTGATGTCTTTGGTTTTAAAATCAGATGTCAGAAAAAAAGAGTTTAAAATATTAAAGGTCATGAACTGGGTGGGGAAAACATTTATTAAATTTTTAGATAATTCCAAAGGTAGATACCTTAAGTATCTCAAAATAGCTCTCAAATACAGGCCCGTCGTCATTGCTTTTGGGATAGGTTTACTTATCATATCCTTAAATATGATACCTCTTATAGGGATGGAGATGGTACCTGTGATGGATAGCGGGCAGATATATATTTCCATGGAAGCAGAACCAGGCTCTTCTTTAGAAAAAACCTCATGGATAACGAAACAGGTGGAGGAAAGTCTTGATGATATCAGTGAGATAGAGATGTATTCTAGTCAGATAGGAACTGATACCGAAAGCAACACCACAAGTATCACAGGGGCAAATGGTGTCCAACAGTCGTATATTTCCGTGATTCTTAGTGACAGAAATAAAAGGGAAAGATCTATATGGGATATAGAGGAGGAGATAAGGGAAAATATAAAGAAAATTCCCGGGTTGAGATCCTTTGTGGTACGAGAGCTTGGTTCTACAGCTATATCTACAACAAAGGCTCCCCTGGTGGTAAAGCTTTCAGGAGAAAATCCCGAAGTTCTGGAATATATGGCAAAGGAGCTAATACCAGAATTAAAACTTGTACCAGGTGCTGAGAACATAACCACATCTTGGACAATTGAAAATCCCGAACTACACCTAGAAATGGACAGGATAAAAATCGCCAGTTTCGGTCTTTCTACTCAAGATGTTGCCAGACAGGTGGCAGAAGCAGTGGAGGGGACAGAATTATCAAAAGATATGAAGGTTTCCAATAAAAAAGATGTGGCCATAAATTTAAGATATAAACAAGACACCAGAATCACTTTTGAAGATATCGAAGATATACAGATAGTCAATAATCAGGGGAATAGATTTCCACTTCGTGAATTTGCAGTGGTGAAGATGACAAAGGGTCAAAGTCTTGTTACAAGGGAAAATATGACAAATGTTCTGGAAATTCTGGGTTATACTAGAGGTAGGGCTTTTAACAAGGTGACCAAAGATATTGGTAAAATTTTAGAAAAATATGAGGCTCCTCAAGGATATTCAGTGGTTCTATCTGGAGAAAAAGATGATATGAAGGAATCCTTGGGAAGACTACTGACAGGTTTGGCATTGGCTATAATCTTTGTTTATCTAATTTTGGTTTCTCAGTTCAGATCTTTTTTACATCCCTTCACTATAATGCTTGCCATACCTCTGGAAATTATAGGGGTTGTAACTGGACTGCTTATAGGGGGAAAGTATCTGTCCATGCCGACCATGCTGGGGATAATTCTTCTTACTGGAATTGTAGTCAACGACTCTATTCATCTCTTGGATTTTGCCATAGAAGAGAGACAAAAGGGAAAGAGCGCAATAGAATCAATTTTAGAGGCTGCTCACCTCCGTTACAGGGCTATAATAATGACTACCGTTTCAACAGTAGCAGGGATGCTGCCATTGGCTTTGGAACTTGCAGTGGGAGCTGAAAAATATTCTTCCCTTGCTATTGCAGTCATAGGAGGGCTCTGTACTTCTACATTTCTCCTTCTTTTTATTGTGCCTGTTGTATACACATTATTTGAAGATATAAAAGATAAAAATAAAGTGGATAAAAAAATAAAAATTACTGAATAA
- a CDS encoding Crp/Fnr family transcriptional regulator has product MAIFLRKILKDIPMFNTLNDSQIEYLIKNSKLREVNKNQVMHNLGDRCENLSMIIKGTICGIKYSSTGKEQVLAYYEAPECFGGVLIFDDEKYPANLIAQENSTVLEISKKIVFQLFQNKEFLTFFLKDMSKKIISLSDIIEVLIQPTVKSRVAKYILKEMEKQGGTVIKIEKSKTFIAKELGSVREVISRIFKNFEKQKIIKKISFDKVEILNIPALEKEFMK; this is encoded by the coding sequence ATGGCTATTTTCTTGAGGAAGATTTTAAAAGACATTCCAATGTTTAATACTCTTAATGATTCTCAGATAGAATATCTTATAAAAAATTCAAAATTAAGAGAAGTAAATAAAAATCAAGTAATGCATAATCTTGGGGATAGATGTGAAAATCTTAGTATGATAATCAAGGGGACAATATGTGGAATAAAATACAGCTCTACAGGCAAAGAGCAGGTTCTTGCATATTATGAAGCACCTGAATGTTTTGGCGGGGTACTTATTTTTGACGATGAAAAATACCCGGCAAATCTTATTGCTCAGGAGAACTCCACTGTTTTAGAAATTTCTAAAAAAATTGTTTTTCAATTATTTCAGAATAAAGAATTTTTGACCTTTTTTCTAAAGGACATGAGCAAAAAGATAATTAGTCTTTCGGATATTATAGAGGTTCTAATACAGCCTACGGTAAAATCAAGAGTTGCTAAATACATTCTAAAAGAAATGGAAAAACAAGGTGGTACTGTTATCAAAATAGAAAAAAGTAAAACTTTTATAGCAAAGGAACTTGGGAGTGTAAGAGAGGTCATTTCACGTATTTTTAAAAATTTTGAAAAACAAAAAATTATAAAAAAAATTTCTTTTGATAAAGTTGAAATTTTAAATATTCCTGCACTTGAAAAAGAATTTATGAAGTGA
- a CDS encoding TolC family protein: protein MKSPIKSILLYTFGSILFILTVSPVFAQDKTAGYDMNLNEFIKEALKNNHNLKSQKHGVEVREKDVDIARGERFGKISFDMSYKNYDEVTAVGNSVSGDYVKDDEEYSGVVSLEIPLYKGGSLIMNQKAASAALESGKLDFSWEKDKLIYDVAQRYYQILETEKLIKTNNEHLNELIEEKRIVNEYIHVGKAIKIDGLKVDVEILTTEQEIESLKSDLKSSYLFLFHLTGIPPESAVTVREVDEGDFKDYKLEDISAKALINRKDYLSLEKEKSQMKYMTEVYKGKMKPEVNLIANYTVEGDSDLETFNDWNAGVQFKYYFFQGGTALSKVKQARIEEDMLNEKIKELKSRINLEVCEAYFDMKTALVNLKRAKKSISYAEENLRIEKIKYEAEKNRIIDIIDAQNLLLDVKTDYYEAVYQYKMAELEMRKASGDIEYILKGDSI, encoded by the coding sequence ATGAAAAGTCCTATCAAATCCATATTGCTATATACTTTTGGGAGTATATTATTTATCTTAACGGTATCTCCTGTTTTTGCCCAAGATAAAACGGCAGGATATGATATGAATTTAAATGAATTTATAAAAGAGGCTCTGAAAAATAATCATAATCTCAAGTCCCAAAAACATGGTGTCGAGGTGAGGGAGAAAGATGTGGATATAGCCCGGGGTGAAAGATTTGGAAAAATAAGTTTTGATATGTCATATAAAAATTATGATGAAGTTACTGCCGTCGGGAACAGCGTAAGTGGGGATTATGTAAAGGACGATGAAGAGTATTCTGGAGTTGTCTCTTTAGAGATTCCTCTTTATAAAGGGGGAAGCCTCATAATGAATCAAAAGGCAGCCTCTGCAGCACTGGAATCTGGTAAACTGGACTTTAGCTGGGAAAAGGATAAACTTATATATGATGTGGCTCAGAGATATTATCAAATACTTGAAACTGAGAAATTAATCAAAACAAATAATGAACATTTAAATGAACTAATTGAAGAAAAAAGAATAGTAAATGAATATATTCATGTGGGAAAGGCCATAAAAATAGACGGTTTAAAGGTAGATGTGGAGATACTCACAACAGAACAGGAGATAGAATCTCTTAAAAGTGACTTAAAAAGTAGTTATCTGTTTCTCTTTCATTTGACAGGTATACCACCTGAAAGTGCTGTAACTGTAAGAGAAGTAGATGAAGGTGATTTTAAGGATTATAAGCTTGAAGATATTTCAGCTAAAGCCCTCATTAATCGTAAAGATTATCTAAGTCTGGAGAAAGAAAAATCTCAGATGAAATATATGACTGAAGTATATAAAGGCAAAATGAAACCTGAAGTAAATCTAATAGCGAACTATACCGTGGAAGGGGACAGCGATCTGGAAACCTTTAATGACTGGAATGCTGGAGTTCAATTTAAATATTATTTCTTTCAAGGAGGAACAGCTCTATCAAAAGTGAAGCAGGCACGTATAGAGGAAGATATGTTAAATGAAAAAATCAAAGAACTTAAGTCTCGTATAAATTTAGAAGTTTGTGAAGCTTATTTTGATATGAAAACTGCTTTGGTAAATTTAAAAAGGGCTAAAAAAAGTATAAGTTATGCCGAAGAAAACCTGAGAATAGAAAAAATAAAATATGAAGCTGAAAAAAACAGAATTATTGACATTATAGATGCCCAGAATCTTCTTCTTGATGTAAAGACAGATTATTATGAAGCTGTTTATCAATATAAAATGGCAGAACTTGAAATGAGAAAAGCTTCTGGGGATATAGAATATATTTTAAAAGGAGATTCAATATGA
- a CDS encoding type II CAAX endopeptidase family protein — MIKNSETESYQISICNLVPFLLITFIIAWTIIGSYIFLTDKMVNIFGELTGEHPLFFLAVYSPAIAAIFVVVYNSGIKGLRDYFTRLLIWRSTKSWYIFLIVGIPVIFIAGSALKGNLFTEPFQFSSLSSILMAFLLTAIKGPVEELGWRGVMLPLLQRKFTPICSSIILGIIWGLWHLPAFLLSGTPQGAWSFTPFFFGAIALSIIVTALFNRSKGSILLPMLLHFFLNNPIWPDAQPYDIYLFVITAFLVIWFNRKIMFNKEDAVRRVIPLR; from the coding sequence TTGATTAAGAATTCAGAAACAGAAAGTTATCAAATTTCTATTTGCAATTTAGTTCCGTTTTTACTCATTACTTTTATAATAGCATGGACAATTATTGGTTCATATATATTTTTGACAGATAAAATGGTCAATATATTTGGTGAATTAACTGGTGAACATCCACTATTTTTCCTAGCGGTATACTCACCTGCAATCGCCGCCATCTTTGTTGTAGTCTACAATAGTGGGATCAAAGGTTTACGGGACTATTTTACTCGTCTTTTGATTTGGCGCAGTACTAAGTCTTGGTATATTTTTTTGATTGTTGGTATTCCCGTTATTTTTATTGCGGGTTCTGCATTAAAGGGAAATTTATTCACAGAACCTTTTCAATTTTCTTCTTTAAGTTCTATTTTAATGGCATTTTTATTAACTGCGATTAAAGGGCCCGTTGAAGAGCTGGGCTGGAGAGGTGTGATGCTTCCTCTGCTCCAACGGAAATTTACCCCTATATGCTCATCTATTATTCTTGGTATAATTTGGGGATTGTGGCATCTTCCTGCCTTTTTATTGAGCGGAACACCTCAAGGAGCCTGGTCATTTACTCCGTTTTTCTTTGGTGCTATTGCATTAAGCATAATAGTAACAGCACTATTCAACAGGTCAAAAGGAAGTATTTTACTTCCAATGTTACTCCATTTCTTTCTTAATAATCCAATTTGGCCTGATGCACAGCCTTATGATATTTACCTATTTGTTATTACTGCATTTTTGGTTATATGGTTTAACCGAAAAATTATGTTTAACAAAGAAGATGCTGTAAGGAGAGTTATTCCTCTACGGTAA
- a CDS encoding cupin domain-containing protein has protein sequence MIEKVFKMSMEDKTVVEKLILEDDIHYINMVFTKGKGLPLHYSNAVVHMTVVRGKLSITLGDQATKVYEAGTLLKIPFDVKMNVRNEHDEILGLIVIKAPGPKVPVKYVR, from the coding sequence ATGATAGAAAAAGTATTTAAGATGTCGATGGAGGATAAAACTGTAGTAGAAAAATTGATTTTAGAGGATGATATACACTACATAAATATGGTATTTACTAAAGGCAAGGGGTTACCTCTACACTATTCAAATGCAGTTGTGCACATGACCGTAGTCAGGGGAAAACTATCCATCACTTTAGGGGATCAAGCTACAAAAGTATATGAAGCTGGAACACTTTTAAAAATACCTTTTGATGTGAAGATGAATGTTAGAAATGAGCATGATGAGATTTTAGGACTTATAGTAATAAAAGCTCCAGGCCCAAAAGTCCCAGTAAAATATGTAAGATAA
- a CDS encoding sodium:solute symporter family protein: MNDLLFYLYILGIFLVGIGSYKKIRGTKDFYVAGGNAGVLPLTGSLLATILGSSAIIGSVNFSTRNGWAGSWFMICAALGLGVLYFLLERLKTFKGYNLPELLGSFYGIEVNKIASFVIPIAWTGIVASQIMGAAMIISKMTSISYTGGIWLSGLVFIAYTCLGGQFSIIKTDFIQFLFIIFGLLICFIYTNLNYDLKEALPLINNKFGYKELVVMLLTYSTTFFVGPDIYSRIFCAKDIKTSKKAIVLSIIILLPLAYILSSLGIYASALIGDRLVDSSLIFLIEEFLPKSMAVLMYFCLLSAVISSADTTLLTASSMLTQIFIGDLKNMKSIAITRVFIVFLGIFSIYIAIKMQFILSSIFLAFSVYSGAFIIPTFLGILGYRVSKEYIISAIFAGGGLALFGKIYGGQSGNIYIISAFILNAFILYIPCICKKRKEETSC, encoded by the coding sequence ATGAATGATCTATTATTTTATTTATATATTTTAGGAATATTTTTAGTGGGCATAGGATCTTATAAAAAAATTAGAGGAACTAAAGATTTCTACGTTGCAGGGGGCAATGCTGGCGTTCTTCCCCTTACAGGTAGTTTGCTTGCTACTATATTAGGGAGTTCTGCTATCATAGGTAGTGTCAACTTTTCTACTAGAAATGGATGGGCCGGTTCATGGTTTATGATTTGTGCTGCTCTAGGTTTGGGTGTATTATATTTCCTTTTAGAAAGATTAAAAACATTTAAGGGATATAATCTACCTGAATTACTAGGCAGTTTTTATGGCATAGAAGTTAATAAGATTGCTTCATTTGTTATTCCTATTGCGTGGACAGGGATAGTAGCATCTCAAATAATGGGTGCCGCAATGATTATATCTAAGATGACGAGTATTAGCTATACAGGTGGGATTTGGCTGAGTGGCTTGGTTTTTATCGCATATACTTGTTTAGGAGGACAGTTTTCTATAATAAAAACAGATTTCATCCAATTTTTATTCATAATTTTTGGTTTACTTATTTGTTTTATCTATACAAACCTCAACTATGATTTAAAGGAAGCCTTACCGTTAATAAATAACAAATTTGGATATAAAGAATTAGTTGTTATGCTACTCACATACTCAACCACCTTCTTTGTTGGACCAGATATTTATTCTAGAATATTTTGTGCAAAGGACATAAAAACATCAAAAAAAGCGATAGTTTTATCTATTATAATTTTACTGCCCTTGGCGTATATACTATCTTCCCTAGGAATATATGCTTCAGCTCTCATTGGAGACAGACTTGTAGATTCATCACTGATTTTTTTAATAGAAGAATTTTTACCAAAATCCATGGCGGTACTTATGTATTTTTGTCTTTTATCAGCAGTGATTTCGTCAGCAGATACAACCTTATTGACAGCATCATCTATGTTGACACAAATATTTATTGGAGATTTAAAAAATATGAAAAGTATTGCCATCACAAGGGTATTTATAGTATTTTTAGGTATATTTTCAATATATATAGCCATTAAGATGCAATTTATTCTGTCTTCAATATTTTTAGCTTTTTCAGTATATTCCGGGGCATTTATTATACCAACTTTTTTAGGTATTTTAGGATACCGAGTTTCTAAAGAATATATTATTTCAGCTATTTTTGCTGGAGGAGGACTGGCATTGTTTGGGAAGATCTATGGCGGACAAAGTGGGAATATATACATCATATCTGCCTTTATTTTAAATGCTTTTATCCTATATATCCCTTGTATTTGTAAGAAAAGGAAAGAAGAGACAAGTTGCTGA
- a CDS encoding efflux RND transporter periplasmic adaptor subunit: MKKDRQKLFLILPIMMITMLSTTIIRKIENTPPKISSEKSDQRVPVEVFKVGEKTLIKSLNYTGHVKLDKEVMISPRVGGLINKIYVDEGDRVKKGELLASLDDKDLKIKLNVSQNEKENAKIKVEQAKLNLEDSIKEIRISSLTLDNLTLDKKEIHYKYLEAKSNFETQKSNYLRDKTLYEKEALSRSSFEYSENFYKESKYKLEQIKAQEEGVNIDLEKYKLEMDQIKIQNRMAEKNLDQARADLEIASNKLEDAKNQWEYTRIKAEEDGVVLDLFSETGEMVSSGERLFKFGIDDSVKITFGVGNRDLPLIKEEMETEISIDSIPGEVYRGEISKIMPSVSGNSGLTLVEVELDNREHFFKEDMFARIRLIVDKADNVLTVPKEFINIDNEKKYIYVIKDEKALKTIVTTGVESNAMVEISSGINKGDLVASGNLSHLRDGSKVLIWQNGEGGKENDLN; encoded by the coding sequence ATGAAAAAAGACAGACAAAAATTATTTCTTATATTACCAATAATGATGATTACAATGCTCAGTACAACTATAATAAGAAAAATAGAAAATACTCCTCCTAAAATTTCTAGTGAAAAATCAGATCAAAGAGTTCCTGTAGAGGTCTTTAAGGTGGGGGAAAAAACTTTGATAAAGAGTCTAAATTATACAGGACATGTAAAACTTGATAAAGAGGTTATGATTTCTCCCAGAGTAGGGGGATTAATAAACAAGATATATGTAGACGAAGGAGACAGGGTAAAAAAAGGTGAATTACTTGCATCTCTTGATGATAAAGATTTAAAAATAAAATTGAACGTATCACAAAATGAAAAAGAAAATGCAAAAATAAAGGTAGAACAGGCAAAACTTAATCTTGAAGACAGTATAAAAGAAATTAGAATATCATCTCTGACTCTGGATAATTTAACTCTTGATAAAAAGGAAATTCACTACAAATATCTTGAGGCAAAATCAAATTTTGAGACACAAAAATCAAACTACCTGAGGGACAAGACCCTATATGAAAAAGAAGCACTTTCGAGATCCTCTTTCGAGTACAGTGAAAATTTTTATAAAGAGTCAAAATACAAGTTGGAACAGATCAAAGCTCAGGAAGAAGGGGTAAATATAGATCTTGAAAAATATAAACTTGAAATGGATCAGATAAAAATACAAAACAGAATGGCTGAAAAAAACCTGGATCAGGCAAGGGCAGATCTTGAAATTGCTTCAAATAAGTTGGAAGATGCAAAAAATCAGTGGGAATATACCAGGATAAAGGCAGAGGAAGACGGAGTCGTGCTGGATCTTTTTTCCGAGACAGGAGAAATGGTGTCTTCAGGAGAGAGACTATTTAAATTTGGAATAGATGACAGTGTAAAGATAACCTTCGGTGTGGGAAATAGAGATCTACCACTCATTAAAGAAGAGATGGAAACAGAGATTTCCATAGATTCTATTCCGGGGGAGGTGTATAGAGGGGAAATAAGTAAAATAATGCCATCTGTAAGCGGTAATTCAGGGCTTACCCTTGTAGAGGTGGAGCTAGATAATAGGGAACACTTTTTCAAAGAGGATATGTTTGCCAGAATAAGGCTGATAGTTGATAAAGCTGACAATGTTTTAACAGTTCCCAAAGAATTTATTAATATTGATAATGAAAAAAAATATATCTATGTTATTAAAGATGAAAAAGCTTTAAAAACAATTGTTACAACAGGGGTAGAATCTAATGCCATGGTTGAAATCAGTTCCGGGATAAATAAAGGTGATCTTGTAGCTTCTGGTAATCTGAGTCATCTTAGAGACGGCAGCAAGGTCCTGATCTGGCAGAATGGGGAAGGAGGGAAGGAAAATGACCTTAACTGA